CGTGGTGAAAGATTTCGATATCGGCTGAAGAGCCGATATGACAAGTGCACTGGATTGGTGTTGCGTTAATGCTTCATAAGCACTGCATTAACGACACAGGAGCTGGATTGGTACTGCATTAGGACTGCAGAGGGGCTGCATTTACGATGTAATAGCGCTGAGGTAGGGACACTAATAACGCTGATTTAGTGCTGCATTAACGCCACAGAAGCACTGCACTAACGTGGTATTagattaaatgtttaaaaaaataatctgcGTGTTAAAGGCGattctgtttcattttttttgtatgtgtagcaaccattttttattatttgcctACATAGTTTGCAACTATACTGGTTGAAGCAGCTTGGTTCTATGCGGAaccaaaaaatgtttcaatattaTCGTTCCGGTTACGTCGAGTATTTGGCAATTAAAAGTATACACCTTGTAGAtcacttttttattaataaatagaTACGATAGATGCAATATGCACAAAGGCTTTTGCCCATGTTTATAGACCACGGCCTAAACGGTtggataaaatttaaataacacaaacattATTACAAAACAACGCAAATACAAAGAGAACTATGCAACATGGGAACCTGCATGCACGTTTCTAAATGGtccaataaataaaagagCCAAAATATTGGGTAATACCTGCAAAACCCTACTGCCGGCAGGAAAAAAGGGACATTTGTTTACGCCACGTGTTGTCAACGATAAACGTTGGATGGGTTTCAAACCCGAACGGATACGCTTTCGGTGCATTTTGCGCATACGCAACCTCTCCTTATCAAACAACGTATTTTCCCTTCGGGAAAAAGGGGGAATCCCTTTTGTTGCAAAACTGTCACTTATTGCATTGTGGCGCTGTGAAAAATCGATATTTCTGAACGGGATGgagcaatgaaaataacacTACACTGTCATACCTGAGCAGAACGTTTGCAAACAGCTTTTACAGCAGGCACGAGAACGGTGTGATTCATTCGGTAGAGTGTTTGAAACGAAAATCAAAGACGCGCATAATGCTAAAGTCCGAATTTCAGCACCAATTTTGGGTGACAAAGAAAGCGGTACAAAGGAAATTAGGTGCGGCAATGACTGCATATACGATGTGTCCAAGAAATCATTCGATTCCGACACAACCGGTCGTATGCTAAtgcatgtgtttgtttcctcttTGTAGGCAGCAAGGAAGATGAAAACATTGTGGCATCCGATGGGGAGCTGGATTCGAAGATAGAACTTTTCCGTTCGGTGGCAGAAAGTTGCAGCAAACTGTACCGCATAATCGATCAGTATCAGGAACGTGTATGCATACTGGCGCAGGAGGAGAACTCATTGGGGAAATTTTTGCGCGAAGTTAGCAAGGAAAGTCCCACCACCGGCAAGATGATGTCCACCACCGGAAAAGCGATTTCATACTGTGGCCAGCAACGTATTGCCATTCGAGTCCCACTGCTGCGCCTACACCACGACGTACACACGTTCAAGGGACGGGCCATTGCCGACACACACCATACGATACAGCTGATGGAAAAGGAACGCACCGAGTACCGGGCGGCACTGAGCTGGATGAAGTCCGTCAGCATTCAGCTGGATCCCGACACTGGCCGagggttggaaaagtttcgcAAAGCCCAACGGCACGTCAAGTCAGCCAAAACCAAGTTCGACAAGTACACGCTggactgtttggagaaggtaAACTGTTCCATTTACCGTGTAAGGCTGATTATTTAACTCTTCTTTTTTCGTCCCATCGGATGTAGATTGATCTTCTGGCAGCGGCAAGGTGCAATATGTTTTCGCATGCACTCGTAGGTTATCAGAATGCCATCCTGCAGTTTGCGAAAAAGACGGACGAAACCTACAGGAACACGCTCAAGAACTTAGCTAAAGATCCACACTATAGTTTCTCCATATTGAAGGAATTGACGCAAGCAAACCCCAACGAGGAAGAGAAGGATGGCGCATCCGGGGAGCAACAGCTTGTTGAAACCCAACCCGACGAAGTACCAGCCGATGACGATCAGATGCTATTCTTCAAGGTAGTGCAACACACGGTGCACGGTTTATAACACGACACATCCACAAACTACTGGTATTTTCTTTCCCCACTCTCGTAAACAGGACGATTACATGGATGACGTGGGGACAAAGGTGGCAGAGCAGCAGAAtatcaccaaacaaaacgtccTAAAGGACGTCGCATTAGAAATCGATGCGCTTCTTTCGGGTGTTCCGGAACTTAGTGCGAAGGATGGACCGACGACGAAATCGAACCAAATGCAGAATGACGCCGGGGCGGATCTGCTCGGTCTTAGCTTGAATGATGAGTTTTCCGACTTCATGTCGGCTCCGGCACCATTTTTGCCTTCGACGCTGCTGACGAACTGCACCCTTACCGACGAGGGTGGGTTTGATTTTGCCGCCAGCCTGTCCGGGTGTGTTGAACCGATGCAGCAAGAGCTTCAACAGCACGACCTGGAACGGATCGGCACGAACGGTGGTAAATCGTCCGAAAAAGCGACCGACATCTTTAGCACCTTGTTACAATCGTTTTCCAAGCAGGGACACTCCACTGGAACCACAGGAAACAATGCCGATACCGGTTTAGCTGCAATGAAACATGGCAAGTTGAAcaatagcaacagcagcagtagcaaatCAACGGGTAAAGATCTTAGCGGATGGTATCAACTATTTGCCGAACTAGATCCACTCTCCAATCCGGACGCAATACCGTCGAAAACGGATGCACCCAACAATAGTATGGCCGCTTGAGTGATCGcactgtttcatttcattgttcTTTTCTATTCCTtcaatttcttcctttctgtgtctggtttttttgttgttttttacgtGTTTGCTTACTGTTGTCGGTATATCTTTCGGAGGAGTACCTTCATCCGTTGTTCGTTGTATCGTACCATTTAATTATCACTGTACCTTTATCCGaggaagaataaaacaaagtgTCTACTTACGAAACAATCTGGCGAAACTTTCTCGATGCGGTATTTTCGTCACATTCTTGCtctgttgtatgtttttttatccGTTTTATTGTGAGTCTCTTCTCTTCtatccagttttttttttaatttgtttttgcgtaTCTCCTCTTCTTCCTTCTCTCAGCTCCCACATGGCTCCCTTTTGCTACCAACAATTGTGATGTTTGTATCAAAAAAGGCATGTGTTTCCCTCTGCTtctacaaacaacaaaacaaaacaacgatcaCATTCATTCCACACCACCAGCACAAAGGGAGGGGGAGAGAGAGACTGTTGCTTCCATATGCGCTCTACACTGGGTGGCTCAGTTTTGtgggaaaagtaaaatatgaaacattctCGATTGATACACGATGAACTGTACCGTACCTATGCTGCTCTGCTCTCGATCCGTTTTAGACGCTTCTGACGGACCGGAAAAGAAAGTTGAAAATTGCCCCTAATGAATTGATCTGATTTTTGCTACAGAAATTCTATATCGCTCACACCAAACTAATCTCTTCGTGCCATTTGTAGTAGAACATGCCGATCCAATTCACTGATTCTGGTTATAgtatgttttgttaatttttgaaaaccgtttcctaaataaattaataaaattagaGTAAACTTAACAAGCGCTCGGCGACACCACATTCTACTGCTCTAGCAGCATAGTGGGTTGGAAACAGAAACGTCATTTCCACGGATAGTAACAGGACCGTTTGAAATACAGGACCTACCCTTCCATTTACATTGCATAAAGTGTGGTACCCCATAAATGAACAGAGCATGGTGAATCTCGCGGATATATACAAACTTCTGTGGCATAGAACATTTTACTTTTGAAAGTCCGTCACTACCTGTTTGATTTGTCTTCGAACTGTTTGCTTAGCATTGAAATATCTTTTTCTGGTAAATAAGGTGTGCCTTTttctgtgtgagtgtgtgtttcctTACCATCTACAAATGTACTAGCAAACTAgtggtggttggttttttaGCAGATGTAGACCAAATTTTAACATACATCGAATCCATAACATCGTGAGCAGTTTAAAGcatcaaacaaatttgtttcataaaggaaaaaaaaaatacaagaacCTTTCATATTGAACCATAATCGCTAGGCGACTTCATGGTACAAAGCGCGAAGGGCATTACTGGAGGAAATCTGGCCATGGAAACACAACCCATCATGGACATGACCGTTACGCGCACAAAGAAATCAGAAGGATGGACGAAAAGGAAGGAGAACATAATAGTAACAAAACGATAACAACAATTAGCTTTCAATGGTCTTCTGAGTAGTCAAACCTTAAAATTTCATCCCGAATGCTGTGGAAACGtagagaaaagcaaaaccataaTTAGTCTTCCCGTTCCCGTTATTCCAAATCTCTTGCTCAACGTGCCATACTTACTCCTCATAGAACTGCGAGTGTTGCGGTGTCATGTGTAGTAGCTGTTCGAGATTTTCGAGAAAACCCCATTGTCGCAGTATATGCTGCCGGCCGCTCTTATCTAACAGGTTTCGCACGACAAACACGGCACCCATCTGTAGTTTATTGTCGTTGGCAACCTACGCGTGAAACTGTGTTAGTGAACTGTGCACTGTGGAATGCTAACCGTAGCATTGACTTACCAAAAAATCCCTGATCTTTTTGACAATTTTTTCATCCTGCAGCACATAATCTTCATCCTGTGCTCCCGCCGTTATGTTACCTATGATTATTATAGCTTGCTCCTTTACCTCCGGTGGGTGTGGGTCGTCTAGCACGAGACTCACCTGGTTGGtgagattttatttatttaaaagaaaagaaaaaaaaaataaatgaaaatgaaggtCTCGTTATCGTTAGACCCCAAGAGCGTGTAGCTCCCCTTTACTTACCGCCCTCAAAACTTCACTCGAATGTTCCGACATGATCGTTTCGATATGGAGAGTATTGCTCAGCAAATTGCGCAACAGACCGAGCGTTTTCATAATGACACGCTCATCCCGATCGCCCAGCAATTGAAATATCCTATCCGTTCCTAGtgtgttgattatttttgttttcacatgCTGTTCGGCCTGTAATCAGTAAACAATATGAGTGCTCGTTCTTCAGCATGTCTATTCGGTTACAGGCTTTTTCAACGCGTCACTTACCTGAAAGGCCATATTCATCAATGCCCAACTTCCGTTTAGCCTAAGCGCTGGGTCGGGATGTTTGGTAAGCTCACAAAGCATCTCGACAGCACCGGATTCGAGCATTGGTTCCTTGGCAGGTGAGAATTCTAGCAGCAAATTGCATATCGTCGACGTGACAACGGTTTGCAACTCAAGCGACGGATCGCCGGACAACAAATCCATCAGCGGGCGCCACACCGAATGATCCTGTTAACGAGAAAGTGTTGTTAGCATCTGTGCGCCCAAAAAACTAACCTATTTAGTTCGCTTGTCACACCTGAAAAGTGGTTCTAAGTAGTTGCACCGAACGAGAAAGTGAATGAAGACATCGTACCGCCGATAGTCGAACCTGTAACAAATACCACGTGTGTTAGCAACGTTGCATCTGTCGCAATGTCATAAATACTCACCTCCGGACATCCATCCTTCAATCCACTTAGCACCTCCTCCATTAAACCGTCCATCTCTATAATGCGCTTTCTAATTTCTTCATCATTGGCCGCGAGAGAAGCAAAACAGCGGAAAGCACCCTGTCTCGACAACACCGACGGGCATTTGACCAGATTCGCTAGCGACACGATCAAGTGATTGCTGATCGCGGCCAGCCGCTGCAGCTCGGAGTCGATTTCGGCCAGATAGGCGAGCGTTTCTGCGGCCGTCGCACGCGTATCCTCCTCGAACTCGTCCGAACAGAGCCGGGCCAGGCAGGGTAACGTTTTGTAAACGATCCGATAGTCCTCGGCCGGCAGTGAACCGGCACGGTGTAAATACGTGAGACACCGGCTAGCAGACAGCTGCACCTGAACGTCACGCGTCCGGGACAGCAATGCGGTCAGAATGTCCAGAATCGATCGATCAGCGTGGTACGTCGCGTGAACGATGTTCGACACCGACTTGTTAGTGAAGCACATCGCTGCCAAACATTTCAGTGCAGGTACTTGCAGCGTCGTGTTGTCGCAGATCATGAGACGCGCTAGAAACGGTATCACATCCGCCTGGCATAGGTTTTTCTGTTGATGCGAGGAGTGGCAGAGAGGAACGAAAATGTTTACCACATACATCTGACACGCGAAGCTGCTTCTCGGTGATGCAATTTCTACGAACAGAGAGCATACATTAGAAACGGCGTTAGCCTAGTCAAATGCTTAAATACTTACGAATCAAAcgtttgatgttgttgatatCCGAATGAATTAAATCCAGCGGTGCAAAAGGGTACTGCACGATCGTTTGCAGTGCCCCCAGACATGTTTCCATCAGCCGTTCGTTCGTGTTGGGATCGAAGATGATCGTTATCAGCACGTCGACCGTGTTGAAGCGCATCAGGGAGTGGACCTGCGATTCGGTACCCTTGGCAAGCGAACCGAGCACAATGCCGGCATCGATACGCAGCTGCAGCGGCTTCCCGGCGTTGCACAGTAAAGCAATTAAACGCGGCACAATTCCCTGCGATATGATCgatcctttctttttgttcgaACCGATGACGGCATTCTTGAGGCAGACGATCGCTTCCTGACACTTGCAGTTTTCCTCCGAGTATAGCTCGTCAATGTAGGAGCGGGAGTTTTCCACATCCTGTTTGTGGGTACGGTTGATGGAAAGTAAATAGGACATTTTAGCTTCAGGTCCGGATGGATGTTTCTCGACAAATCTCTCGCACAAAATAGCACCAATACCAAAGAGAAAGCAACATTGGTTGCGTTTGTTTATAGGGGGGACCTATTGCGCTGAGGTTGaggttataaaaaaaaatatccatcaCAGTGCACTATGTTTTTGTCATTTCCCCGACCCCCGCCGTTACCCAAACGAGTGCACACCAACACCTTTCAAACAAGAccaatgaaacatttcaatctCCCAGCCCGGCTTggtaattattaaaaatgagCCACAAACTGGTAACTTCTTCACTCGGACGCAATATTCGCAACATGCACCCGACCGCAAACCATTTTCAAAGCGGCCGAACCACATATTACGCACCAAACACACCGGAACCGCGGAATTTGGGCCTTACCATGAAGCAAGTGAACGGTTCCATTCTGTAGATTGGGCTTATATCGTGAACTGCAAAACCGTTCCGTGAACCGATCCCGGGAGCTTACGGCGAACAGAAGCCGGATAGAGCGAAAGGGTTGCAGCTACTTttgcaaattattttattgcggGTTTGCAAgggaaaagaaatccaaaacaCACGCAGTTTgatttttcacatttctcGTTTGACAGCCGACACAGTACTCAGCAACGGGAGGTTCGATCGGTTTTGCTTAGCGCTGCGAAATAGGTCACCATCTTGGATTGTACATTGACAATCGCCGAAGGTTCCATCGTTCAAAAAATAATTCCGAAACAGAACTTCCGTACATTTAGAAGATATCTTTTTAAGAATATTGTTATTGTACTTTAAATTATTGCTATGCACTGTCGAGAACAACCGCTTCTCAATTTTATTCCCAAATCGATCGGGATTCCTGTTGGGTCTGAAACCGATTGGGGTAAACATAATCTAAATTGAAACAGATCTAAAGTGTTCTTAACACTGTTGCCTTTTGTGGAGTTTTGTTAAATGGGACTTGGGATTATCCGAACAACTGTCACAACAATCTACACGATCCGACCGGAATTTTTCTACACAAATCATCATTCCACGTCATTTTCAACGATAATTTTGTTCCAAAATCACCCAACTTCAACACAAATAACAACATTCCTAGCATTTTCTGAGCTCTACAGCGTATCGCACTGAAAATGAATCGAAACAACGAAGTGTCGGAACTGATCGATGTGGAAAATGCTTTCTACATCGGCAACTACCAGACGTGCATAAATGAGTGTAACAAATTATCGGTACGTGTACAAATGCGTGCCCGTCTGGGAGCCATTGCAAAGCTTGCCCCATTAACAACCGTCCTTTTGCACCCATTTGCAGAAACCATCGCTCGAGAAGGATATCTTCCTGTACCGATCCTATATAGCGCAACACAAGTATCGAGTGGTGTTGGACGAAATCAAATCGACGAACGATACGCCGCTCCTTGCCTTGCGCTATCTAGCCGAGTACATGTCCAACAGTGGACGAAAGGAAGCGATCGTGtcgatgtttgacgaaaagtTCCAAGGAGATATCAACGAGCTGCACGTCGTGTGGATCATCGTTGGGGCTATCGTTTACTGCAACGAGGAAACGTACGAAACGGCTATGAAGTAAGTGTGCAAGATGCTTTTTGTCAAATGTGATTCTTACTGTTATGTTTCTTCATGCCAAATGAAGGGTACTGGTAGGAAATTTCAACCTCGAATGTCTTTCCCTGCATATGCACTGCTTGCTGAAAATGTCTCGAGTAGATCTGGCGAAACAGGTTGCCACAACGATGCAGGAAAAGGACGATGATGCCACACTGACGCAGCTGTCTCAAGCATGGCTTAACATTCAAATTGTTAGTATAGCACTAGCGCTACGGTACTATGGTCACTCCGTTATGCTCATCACGATCcctttttgaatttttcagGGCGGAGAAAAGCTTCAGGATGCATTCTTCATCTTTCAAGATCTGTGCGATAAGTTTTCGCccacgctgctgctgctgaacggTCAAGCCGTGTGCTACATCGGACAGCAAAAGTATGACGATGCGGAGCAGGTACTGCGCGAATGCTTAAACCGTGATCCCAACAATTATGACACGCTGATCAACCTGCTGGCACTGTCTCAGCAGCGGGACAAAAACAGCAGCCAGTTCAGTCGCTACCTAGCCCAAATACTGGACGACCATAAGGGCAGCAGCTTGGTGTCGGCATACAACAAAAGGCAGGCCGAGTTTGATCGACTGGTGCTACAATTTGGTCCATCCAATACCAAACCGATCGATGAAATAGTCGCTTAAAGTAGACATTCTTTATGTGTAACAcgtataaatttaaaatgtattccaaCACTCTGTACTGCCTACTAGTAGTTGTTTGTGACCACTTTATTTTGAGTAACGTAGCATTCTGACTAGATTTCTCCTTCGAGAAATGGCAACATTAGGACGTTATTTTTAACATCTCTTCTCTTTGCTGCTGCAACCGGATAAGCTAAAACGGGAGAAACAAAAGCCCCTTAGAGTCATGCGAACAAGCGATCTCACCCACCCACGGTTAGAATGGGTTACCTTTTCCTGGTGtcgtttttgtacaatttcgCTGGCCGATTTTTTGTATCCTTCATTACCGATAGTTGTCAGCAGCTTCTCTATTTCTGCATCTACTTTTGCTAGCATCTTTTTGCTACCTTCCCCAGCAGCTTTTCCTAGGCCCACTGTCGCATCCATCAATTCAGCCACAATGCCAACAATACAGTTATGGCTTGGTGCACATTTCACAACGAATTGTGCTTTGC
This Anopheles marshallii chromosome 3, idAnoMarsDA_429_01, whole genome shotgun sequence DNA region includes the following protein-coding sequences:
- the LOC128713995 gene encoding islet cell autoantigen 1, whose product is MLKSEFQHQFWVTKKAVQRKLGSKEDENIVASDGELDSKIELFRSVAESCSKLYRIIDQYQERVCILAQEENSLGKFLREVSKESPTTGKMMSTTGKAISYCGQQRIAIRVPLLRLHHDVHTFKGRAIADTHHTIQLMEKERTEYRAALSWMKSVSIQLDPDTGRGLEKFRKAQRHVKSAKTKFDKYTLDCLEKIDLLAAARCNMFSHALVGYQNAILQFAKKTDETYRNTLKNLAKDPHYSFSILKELTQANPNEEEKDGASGEQQLVETQPDEVPADDDQMLFFKDDYMDDVGTKVAEQQNITKQNVLKDVALEIDALLSGVPELSAKDGPTTKSNQMQNDAGADLLGLSLNDEFSDFMSAPAPFLPSTLLTNCTLTDEGGFDFAASLSGCVEPMQQELQQHDLERIGTNGGKSSEKATDIFSTLLQSFSKQGHSTGTTGNNADTGLAAMKHGKLNNSNSSSSKSTGKDLSGWYQLFAELDPLSNPDAIPSKTDAPNNSMAA
- the LOC128714390 gene encoding armadillo repeat-containing protein 8-like codes for the protein MEPFTCFMDVENSRSYIDELYSEENCKCQEAIVCLKNAVIGSNKKKGSIISQGIVPRLIALLCNAGKPLQLRIDAGIVLGSLAKGTESQVHSLMRFNTVDVLITIIFDPNTNERLMETCLGALQTIVQYPFAPLDLIHSDINNIKRLIQIASPRSSFACQMYVVNIFVPLCHSSHQQKNLCQADVIPFLARLMICDNTTLQVPALKCLAAMCFTNKSVSNIVHATYHADRSILDILTALLSRTRDVQVQLSASRCLTYLHRAGSLPAEDYRIVYKTLPCLARLCSDEFEEDTRATAAETLAYLAEIDSELQRLAAISNHLIVSLANLVKCPSVLSRQGAFRCFASLAANDEEIRKRIIEMDGLMEEVLSGLKDGCPEVRLSAVRCLHSLSRSVQLLRTTFQDHSVWRPLMDLLSGDPSLELQTVVTSTICNLLLEFSPAKEPMLESGAVEMLCELTKHPDPALRLNGSWALMNMAFQAEQHVKTKIINTLGTDRIFQLLGDRDERVIMKTLGLLRNLLSNTLHIETIMSEHSSEVLRAVSLVLDDPHPPEVKEQAIIIIGNITAGAQDEDYVLQDEKIVKKIRDFLVANDNKLQMGAVFVVRNLLDKSGRQHILRQWGFLENLEQLLHMTPQHSQFYEDIRDEILRFDYSEDH
- the LOC128713750 gene encoding coatomer subunit epsilon, with the translated sequence MNRNNEVSELIDVENAFYIGNYQTCINECNKLSKPSLEKDIFLYRSYIAQHKYRVVLDEIKSTNDTPLLALRYLAEYMSNSGRKEAIVSMFDEKFQGDINELHVVWIIVGAIVYCNEETYETAMKVLVGNFNLECLSLHMHCLLKMSRVDLAKQVATTMQEKDDDATLTQLSQAWLNIQIGGEKLQDAFFIFQDLCDKFSPTLLLLNGQAVCYIGQQKYDDAEQVLRECLNRDPNNYDTLINLLALSQQRDKNSSQFSRYLAQILDDHKGSSLVSAYNKRQAEFDRLVLQFGPSNTKPIDEIVA